The DNA segment CACACGAAGTCCACGTCCCGTTCCGTCAGGCCCGAGTGGAACGGCAGCGCGATCGTCCGCCCACTCACCGCCTCCGCGATCGGGAACGACCCTTCCTCGAACCCGAACCGCTCGCGATAGGGCGGCTGAAGATGGATGCAGGGGAAGTAGTCCGCCGCACCGACCTCGTGCCGGCGAAGGCTGGCGATGATCCGATCTCGCTCGGCGCGCGACCACCCGGTCGCCAGCCGCACGACGAACACGAACCAGCTCTGCACCGACTCGGGGTCAACGGTCGGCAGGATCAGCTCGGGGTGGTCGATGAGGCGCTCCATGTACATCTGCGCCACCGCCTGCCGGCGTGCGACGATCTCGTCAAAGCGGCGCATCTGGGCCACGCCCAGCGCGGCCGACAACTCGTCAAGCCGGTAGTTGTACCCCACTCGCTCGTGCGCCAGCCACGATCCCAGCGCGGCCTGCGGATCGCCCGGTGTCTGCGCGCCCCGCGCCGCTCGACCCTGGTTGCGCAGGGAGCGGCAGACATCCGCAAGCCGCTCGTCGTCCGTCACGATCATGCCGCCCTCGCCCGTCGTGACCTGCTTGTTCGGATAGAACCCGAAGACGCCGACGCGCCCAAACGACCCGCACGCCCGCCCCTTGTGCGAGCATCCGAGCGCTTCGCAGCAGTCTTCGACGAGCGGGATCTCGTCGCGGGCCGCGATGGAGGCGTAGGCATCCATGTGCTTCGGGTTGCCGAAGGCCTCGACCGCCAGGATCGCCCGCGTGCGCGGTCCGATCGCCTCCGCCACGCGACCCGGGTCCATGTTCAGGCTGCACGGGTCGATGTCCACAAAGACCGGCCGGGCGCCGACGTACAGGATCGCGTTCGCCGAGGCGATGAACGAGAACGGCGTGGTGACGACCTCATCGCCCGGCCCTACGCCCAGCGCCTGGAGGGCGAGGTGCAGCCCGGCTGTCCCCGACGAGACCGCGACGCCGTGCGCGCACCCGGCGCGATCCGCGACATGCCGCTCGAAGCGCTCGACCATCGGCCCGAGCGCGAGCCGCCCCGACCGAAGTGTCAGCGAGACCATCTCCACTTCAAGATCGCTGATGTCCGGTCGGCTGAGGGGGATGTCCTGCTCGCTCAACGCTCGGCCCTCCTGGCCAGGGACGCCGGGCGCATTGTAGGAAAAAAGCGGCCCCGGTCGTGAGGCCGGGGCCGCGGATGGATCAGAGGATCCACAGGATGCCGTAGCCGCGATCAGCGACGACGACGGGCGGCGACGAGGCCGCCGAGGCCGACGAGGGCCAGCGAAGCCCCGCCGAGGGAGCCGAAGGGACCATCGAAGGAGGCCTGGTAGGCATCACCGGCCACCGGGGCATCGTGCTGGTAGTACCACTCGTTGGGCTCGCCGGCGGTGCTGAACGCACGCAGGCCGATGTAGTACGTGCCGGGGGCAACGTTGACGCTGCCGGTCCAGTCCATCTGCACCATGGCGATGCCGTAGCCGTCGAACCCGATGTTCGTCGAGGTCACGGACACGTTCTCGAAGCGGTTGCCGGCGAAGTTGTTCGGCATGTCGCCGGCGGGGATGATGTAGAGGGTCGCCTGGGTGGCGAGGATCGGCACGCCGCCGAAGAAGAAGCTCTGGGACGAGATGCTCGTCGTCGAGACGCTCGTGATCTTGTTGAAGCCGGCGGGAACGGTGACGCGGTCAACGACGGCGTAGTCGCTGCGTCCGCCGAACAGGTTGTCGCCGCCCACGGAACTGCCCCAACCGTTGACCCACGCGTAACCCGCGCCCTGCAGGTTGTTGTGGATGATGGTGTCGCCGTAGGCCGCGCCGCTCAGCGCGAGAACGGCAAGAACTGCAATCGCCTTCTTCATGTGACTCTCTCCTGCGGGAATGACCCCGATATTCGCCGCCGAACGTACGACGGCCGCAACACAACGGTGTACCGACCACGCGGCCGGACTCCAGAAACATACGAACGCGACACGATCTCTCGCCTCACGCTCCGCATCGGATGGGGGGCAGCGTTTGCCTTGTCTCTCTTCTCAGACTGCCCGCGACTCGACCACAACACGTCGATGTCGATGGACCGCATTCTGATTGGACCGACCGCCGTGCGTCAAGCACGATTCCCGCAGTTCCGCACCTTTTTCTCGCTGGTGGGCAAACTCCCCTGGTCAGCAGCAAGAGATAAACCCCAATGCAAAACGATCCCGTAATTGCCCTCGCCGTCGCTCAACACCAAACTCAACAGATGTTTTCGGAACTCCGGCGACATCACCGGCATCATCAACGCGCATCAGGAAGGCGCACAATGCTCTCGCGAGTACGACGCGTCAGCGCCGAGTTGTGCGCAGAAGATCCGAGCCTTCGCCCCCGAGCGCAGAAGCCGCGCCGCGCACCACAGCTTCAAGAGAACGCGGGTGCGGCGAAGCCCGCGGCCAGCCGGCGCTTCAGGCCCGCGTCCTTCACATCCAAGCGAACGACCACCACGAGACGGAGTCCCGACGAAGCTGCGCCGAGAGCCGGTCGAGGTGCTGCGGGTGATCGTCT comes from the Synechococcales cyanobacterium CNB genome and includes:
- a CDS encoding DegT/DnrJ/EryC1/StrS family aminotransferase, whose amino-acid sequence is MVSLTLRSGRLALGPMVERFERHVADRAGCAHGVAVSSGTAGLHLALQALGVGPGDEVVTTPFSFIASANAILYVGARPVFVDIDPCSLNMDPGRVAEAIGPRTRAILAVEAFGNPKHMDAYASIAARDEIPLVEDCCEALGCSHKGRACGSFGRVGVFGFYPNKQVTTGEGGMIVTDDERLADVCRSLRNQGRAARGAQTPGDPQAALGSWLAHERVGYNYRLDELSAALGVAQMRRFDEIVARRQAVAQMYMERLIDHPELILPTVDPESVQSWFVFVVRLATGWSRAERDRIIASLRRHEVGAADYFPCIHLQPPYRERFGFEEGSFPIAEAVSGRTIALPFHSGLTERDVDFVCQTLALMMSREGLGRG